The following coding sequences are from one Hippopotamus amphibius kiboko isolate mHipAmp2 chromosome 9, mHipAmp2.hap2, whole genome shotgun sequence window:
- the LOC130861372 gene encoding 60S ribosomal protein L10a-like — protein sequence MSSKVSRDTLYEVVREVLHGNQRKRRKFLETVELQTSLKNYDAQKDKRFSGTVRLKSTPRPKFSVCVLGDQQHCDEAKAVDIPHMDIEALKELNKNKKLITKLAKKYDAFLASESLIKQIPRILGPGLHKAGKFPSLLTHDENMVAKADELKSTIKFQMKKVLCVAVAVGHVKMTDDELVYNIHLAVNFLVSLLKNNWQNVRALYIKSTMSKPQRLY from the coding sequence ATGAGCAGCAAAGTGTCCCGCGACACCCTCTACGAGGTGGTGCGGGAAGTCCTGCATGGGAACCAGCGCAAGCGCCGGAAGTTTTTGGAGACAGTGGAGCTTCAGACCAGCCTGAAGAACTATGATGCTCAGAAGGACAAACGCTTCTCGGGCACCGTCAGGCTTAAGTCTACTCCCCGCCCCAAGTTCTCCGTATGTGTTCTGGGGGACCAGCAGCATTGTGATGAGGCTAAGGCTGTGGACATCCCCCACATGGACATTGAAGCGCTGAAGGAACTCAACAAGAATAAGAAACTGATCACGAAGCTGGCCAAGAAGTATGATGCCTTTTTGGCTTCAGAGTCCCTGATCAAGCAGATCCCACGAATCCTGGGCCCAGGCCTACATAAGGCTGGCAAATTCCCTTCCTTGTTGACCCACGATGAGAACATGGTGGCCAAAGCTGATGAACTGAAATCCACAATCAAGTTCCAGATGAAGAAGGTGTTGTGTGTGGCAGTGGCTGTTGGCCACGTGAAGATGACAGATGATGAGCTTGTGTACAACATCCACTTAGCTGTCAACTTTCTGGTGTCATTGCTCAAGAATAATTGGCAGAACGTCCGGGCTTTGTACATTAAGAGCACCATGAGCAAGCCCCAGCGCCTGTACTAA